Proteins encoded by one window of Arachis ipaensis cultivar K30076 chromosome B04, Araip1.1, whole genome shotgun sequence:
- the LOC110262481 gene encoding heat shock 70 kDa protein 18-like: MGEGKSSSVAIGIDLGTTYSCVAVWRNDGVEIITNDQGNRITPSCVAFTDTQRMIGDAAKNQVAANPTNTVFDSKRLIGRKFSDPHVQNDMKLWPFQVTNVDDVPKIVVEHKGEIKSFAAEEISSMILAKMREIAEKFLGTQVTNAVITVPAYFNDSQRQATKDAGRIAGLNVMSILNEPSAAAIAYGLDTKDHFHGIRTVFVFDFGGGTLDLTLLTIDNSGNITVKIHGGDTHLGGQDFDAAMVEFFASEFQRKNRIDLRGNKRAICRLKVASERAKRILSSTTQASIELESLHQGIDFYTSITRAKFEEINKNLFERCMELVHKCFEDSDMAKSSVDEVVLVGGSTRIPKLEQRLKDFFDGKDLCKKCINADEAVAYGAAIHASKLSGDKNEKIQDLKLWEVTPLSLGLKEQGGLMKVIIPRNTMIPTKKQDLFTTQFHNQEIVQIHIYEGERKIASNNNLLGSFDLEIPPAPRGVPMINVCFEIDSNSILHVSAEERATGVMKKVSVVSNKGRLSREEVERMVKDAEKYKAEDEEHRQKIEARNALENLAYNMRNLIEDEPVASELSAQDKKKINKAIDYTLKWIDESDFATVDEFKKEEEGLLSVFGPIILKMIEDLDARGSESGRKSLKKHSFEVVVSVVTGLVSAVCSVIQVIQG, translated from the exons ATGGGAGAAGGAAAATCATCATCAGTAGCCATAGGAATAGACCTGGGAACAACGTACTCGTGTGTTGCAGTGTGGCGCAATGATGGAGTTGAGATCATAACCAACGACCAAGGGAACAGAATAACACCTTCTTGTGTTGCATTCACTGATACTCAAAGAATGATTGGAGATGCTGCTAAGAATCAAGTTGCTGCCAATCCTACCAACACTGTCTTTG ACTCAAAGAGGTTAATTGGTAGAAAGTTCAGTGATCCTCATGTCCAGAATGACATGAAACTCTGGCCATTTCAAGTCACTAATGTTGATGACGTTCCAAAGATTGTTGTTGAGCACAAAGGTGAGATAAAGTCTTTCGCTGCTGAGGAAATCTCATCAATGATCTTAGCAAAGATGCGCGAAATCGCAGAGAAATTTCTTGGAACACAAGTAACGAATGCAGTTATTACAGTGCCTGCTTATTTCAACGACTCTCAGCGGCAAGCCACCAAAGATGCCGGCCGTATCGCCGGCCTGAACGTAATGAGCATACTCAACGAGCCAAGTGCCGCAGCAATTGCTTACGGCCTCGACACTAAAGATCATTTTCATGGAATCAGAACTGTCTTCGTCTTTGATTTTGGCGGTGGTACTTTGGATCTTACTCTTCTCACAATTGACAACAGTGGAAACATAACCGTCAAGATCCATGGCGGAGATACGCATCTCGGTGGACAGGATTTTGATGCAGCAATGGTTGAATTCTTTGCGAGTGAGTTTCAGAGAAAGAACAGGATTGACCTTAGAGGAAACAAAAGAGCCATATGCAGGTTGAAGGTTGCTAGCGAGAGAGCAAAGAGGATTCTCTCTTCAACAACTCAAGCCTCCATTGAGCTGGAATCTCTTCATCAGGGAATCGATTTCTACACATCAATCACTCGCGCTAAGTTCGAGGAAATCAACAAGAATCTCTTTGAGAGGTGCATGGAGCTTGTGCATAAGTGTTTCGAGGATAGTGACATGGCGAAAAGCAGCGTTGATGAGGTTGTGCTGGTAGGTGGATCGACTAGGATTCCGAAATTGGAGCAGCGGTTGAAGGACTTCTTCGACGGGAAGGATCTTTGCAAGAAGTGCATCAATGCGGACGAGGCGGTTGCATATGGTGCTGCAATCCATGCTTCAAAACTGAGTGGTGACAAAAATGAAAAGATTCAAGATCTGAAGCTCTGGGAAGTTACTCCTCTGTCCCTGGGCTTGAAAGAGCAAGGAGGTTTAATGAAAGTTATAATTCCAAGGAACACGATGATTCCTACAAAGAAGCAAGATCTGTTTACAACACAATTCCACAACCAAGAAATAGTCCAGATTCATATCTACGAGGGCGAGAGGAAAATTGCAAGCAACAACAACTTGCTCGGAAGTTTCGATCTGGAAATTCCTCCGGCACCTCGCGGCGTGCCGATGATTAATGTGTGCTTTGAAATAGATTCTAACAGTATCTTACATGTATCGGCGGAGGAAAGAGCAACGGGGGTGATGAAGAAGGTGTCTGTAGTGAGCAACAAAGGAAGATTATCGAGAGAAGAAGTTGAGAGGATGGTGAAAGATGCTGAGAAGTACAAGGCTGAAGATGAAGAGCACAGGCAGAAGATTGAAGCAAGGAATGCTTTGGAGAATCTTGCTTACAATATGAGGAATTTGATAGAAGATGAACCCGTTGCTTCAGAGCTATCTGCACAAGACAAGAAAAAGATTAACAAAGCTATTGATTATACATTGAAATGGATTGATGAGAGTGATTTTGCAACGGTGGATGAGTTTAAGAAGGAAGAGGAAGGTCTTTTGAGCGTGTTTGGTCCAATTATTTTGAAGATGATTGAAGATCTTGATGCTCGTGGTAGTGAAAGTGGAAGAAAAAGCTTGAAGAAACACAGTTTTGAGGTAGTAGTCAGCGTTGTCACTGGGTTGGTTTCTGCAGTGTGTTCTGTTATCCAAGTAATACAAGGATAA
- the LOC107635653 gene encoding pentatricopeptide repeat-containing protein At2g39620, which produces MMPLPLQFLKHLVLHHSPIVNIPQYYLHLIRSCKYLNPLLQIHAHLLVSGLLTKHHSLTAQLINSYSFLHQSTLLQSTFNSVTYPSLLLWNSIIRAYSRIHQFHKAISLYHRMLRVGVEPDKYTFTFVLKACTGALDFDQGVAVHQYIASTKLECDVFIGTGLVDMYCKMGHFDSARKVFDRMSRKDVASWNAMISGLSQSSVPSEAMGIFRTMQMESVEPDSVSILNLAPAVSKLQDIDSCRSIHGYVVRRSIDGAVSNSLIDMYSKCSEVDVAYRIFDRMQAKDDVSWATMIAGYVSHGSFPEALQLLDQMKHKNIRMNKGSVLNTLLAATEMRDLEKGKEVHDYALRLGIMSDVAVATTVISMYTKCGELKKAKELFLSLEGKDSVAWSAFISALVQAGYPGEALSILQAMQQEGLKPDKATLISLVSACAEISHARLGKSMHCYAIKSDMESDISTITTLVSMYTRCELFTYALKLFNRMRYKDVVAWNTLINGFAKYGDPYIALEMFHRLQLSGTQPDSGTIVGLVLACTLLNGLDLGICLHGTIEKGGFGSDTHVKVALLDMYAKCGSLFSAEKLFCLTKPARDEVYWNVMIAGYLHNRCTDKAISAFNQMRLENVRPNLVTFVTILPSVSYFSVLKEAMAFHACIIRMGFVHSSSVGNSLIDVYAKCGQLSYSEKFFHEMENKDTVTWNAMLSGYGMHGQGDRALSLFSLMQEAGVSVDSVSYLNVLSACRHAGLIEEGRNIFKSMSKNHHLEPNMEHYACMVDLLGRAGLFDEVLSLINKIPEEPDAQVWGALLGACKIHSNMKLGEVALHHLLKLEPRNAVHYVVLSDIYAQYDRWIDAGRTRSNMIEHGLKKSPGYSWVGVHSQGSCISLK; this is translated from the coding sequence ATGATGCCATTGCCATTGCAATTTCTCAAgcaccttgttcttcatcattcACCAATAGTGAACATTCCACAATACTACCTTCACCTTATTCGTTCTTGCAAATACCTGAATCCTCTACTCCAAATCCATGCTCATTTGCTTGTCTCGGGCCTTCTCACAAAACATCATTCCTTAACTGCCCAACTCATCAATTCCTATTCTTTCCTTCACCAATCTACATTGTTACAATCAACATTCAATTCTGTGACATACCCTTCTCTGCTTCTATGGAACTCCATTATTAGAGCATATTCTAGGATTCATCAGTTCCATAAAGCAATAAGCTTGTATCATAGAATGTTAAGGGTAGGGGTTGAACCAGACAAATATACATTTACCTTTGTTCTTAAGGCTTGTACTGGTGCTTTGGATTTTGATCAGGGTGTTGCAGTTCACCAATACATAGCTTCTACGAAGCTAGAATGTGATGTATTTATTGGGACTGGTCTTGTTGATATGTACTGTAAAATGGGACACTTCGATAGTGCTCGGAAGGTATTTGATAGAATGTCTAGGAAGGATGTTGCTTCCTGGAATGCAATGATTTCAGGGTTATCTCAGAGCTCAGTTCCTTCTGAAGCAATGGGAATATTCCGGACCATGCAGATGGAGAGTGTGGAGCCAGACTCTGTAAGCATCTTGAACTTGGCCCCAGCTGTTTCCAAATTACAGGATATTGATTCTTGCAGGTCTATTCATGGTTATGTAGTTAGGAGATCTATTGATGGTGCCGTTTCAAATTCATTGATTGATATGTACTCTAAATGCAGTGAAGTTGATGTGGCTTATCGGATATTTGACCGGATGCAGGCTAAAGATGATGTCTCATGGGCAACAATGATTGCTGGGTATGTATCTCATGGTAGTTTCCCTGAGGCTCTTCAATTACTTGACCAaatgaaacacaaaaatattaggATGAATAAGGGATCAGTTCTAAATACCCTTTTGGCAGCTACTGAGATGAGAGACTTAGAGAAAGGGAAGGAAGTTCATGATTATGCTTTAAGGCTTGGGATAATGTCAGATGTTGCTGTTGCTACCACAGTTATCAGCATGTATACAAAATGCGGCGAGTTGAAGAAAGCTAAAGAATTGTTTCTGAGTCTTGAAGGAAAAGATTCAGTTGCATGGTCTGCTTTTATATCAGCTCTTGTTCAAGCAGGGTATCCTGGGGAAGCTTTGTCTATATTGCAAGCGATGCAGCAAGAGGGTTTGAAACCAGATAAAGCAACTCTGATAAGTCTTGTTTCGGCATGTGCAGAAATCTCACATGCCAGATTAGGTAAGAGTATGCACTGCTATGCTATTAAATCAGATATGGAGTCTGATATCTCAACTATAACAACTCTTGTCTCAATGTACACTCGATGTGAATTATTTACATATGCTCTGAAGCTATTCAACCGAATGCGCTATAAAGATGTTGTCGCTTGGAATACCTTGATAAATGGGTTTGCCAAATATGGTGATCCATATATTGCATTGGAAATGTTTCATAGATTACAATTAAGTGGAACTCAACCGGATAGTGGAACCATTGTTGGTTTAGTTTTAGCTTGCACCCTTCTGAATGGCCTTGATCTTGGAATCTGCTTGCATGGGACTATTGAAAAGGGAGGGTTTGGATCTGACACTCATGTAAAGGTTGCTCTACTAGACATGTATGCCAAATGTGGGAGCCTTTTCTCAGCTGAGAAATTGTTTTGCTTAACAAAGCCTGCAAGAGATGAGGTATACTGGAATGTTATGATTGCAGGGTACCTGCATAACAGATGCACTGACAAAGCGATTTCCGCTTTCAATCAGATGAGACTAGAAAATGTGAGGCCTAATTTAGTGACATTTGTGACCATACTTCCATCTGTATCATATTTTTCAGTATTGAAAGAGGCCATGGCTTTTCACGCCTGCATAATCCGAATGGGATTTGTGCATAGTTCCTCTGTTGGAAACAGCCTAATAGATGTATATGCTAAATGTGGACAACTCAGTTATTCTGAGAAATTCTTTCATGAGATGGAAAACAAAGACACTGTCACATGGAATGCAATGCTTTCAGGCTATGGAATGCATGGCCAAGGCGACCGTGCCCTCTCTCTTTTTTCACTTATGCAAGAGGCTGGTGTCAGTGTTGATTCTGTTTCCTACCTCAATGTATTGTCTGCCTGCAGACATGCTGGTTTAATTGAAGAAGGAAGGAACATTTTCAAGTCTATGAGTAAAAATCACCATCTTGAACCAAATATGGAACACTATGCCTGCATGGTTGATCTTCTTGGCCGAGCTGGATTATTTGATGAAGTTTTGAGTTTAATCAATAAGATTCCGGAAGAACCTGATGCTCAAGTATGGGGTGCGCTCTTGGGAGCATGCAAAATTCATTCCAATATGAAGTTAGGAGAGGTTGCCCTCCATCACCTCCTTAAACTTGAACCGAGAAATGCCGTTCATTATGTGGTATTGTCTGATATATATGCTCAATATGATAGATGGATTGATGCTGGAAGAACAAGGTCAAATATGATTGAACATGGCTTGAAGAAAAGTCCAGGGTACAGTTGGGTTGGAGTTCATAGTCAAGGTTCATGCATTTCTCTAAAGTGA